A segment of the Sanyastnella coralliicola genome:
ATCACGGTAGTAACCCGAGCGAAAATCACCTTTACGAAACTGACGTGCCATAGCTAACTGCGCCACCTCTTTCCCGTCTCCGAAGATCCCGAACTTGGCTTTTCCTGTTAGAACCTCTTTTCGTCCTAGCAATGAAGCTTCACGACTGATACACGCGATGCGGTAATCAGCAATAACTTGTTCTTTAATCTCTTCTTGGGTAAGTGCAGGTGCAGTAAGTGTGTCCTTCGACATATAAGACGGTTTTTAGCTCCCAGATAATGGGATGCAAAAGTACGCCGAATTGAGCAAAAAAGGAAACGAAACCGGCTTCTGATAGGCAGACTAAACAGACTTTAACAGCGCGATCTCGCGTGCAAGTTGTGCTCCAACTTCTGCATTGTGAAGCACTAAAGCCACATTGGATTCCAAGCTTTTTCCAGAGGTATGTTGCTTCACTCGAGAAAGCAAGAACGGGGTAAGGGCCTTTCCTTTAACACCTTGCTTTTCCGCTTCCGCGATAGCGAGTTGAATCGCCTCTTCAATCACCGCATGATCCATTGAATGCTCTTCTGGAATTGGATTCGCCACCAACACACCACCTTTCAAATCGAGGTCCCACTTAGTGGTAATAAACTTCGCGAGCTCGCTGTATGATTCACATCGGTATTCAACCTGACTTCCACTTTGACGACTGTAAAAAGCCGGGAAATCGCCTGTCTTAAATCCAACTACGGGAACACCCAAAGTCTCCAAATATTCTAGGGTTGCCGGAATATCGAGAATGGCCTTTGCTCCGGCACTAACCACAGCCACATTGGTCTGCCCGAGTTCTGTTAGGTCAGCTGAAACATCCCATGACAGTTCGGCTCCGCGATGAACGCCGCCAATCCCTCCGGTCACGAAGACATTGATGCCAGCCATTTCCGCAATGATCATCGTAGCAGCAACCGTCGTTGCTCCATGCTTCTCTTTGCTCACCGCCCAAGCCAGGTCACGTCGACTCAACTTCATCACACCGGCGCTACGGGTTAACTTCAGTACATCATCATTGGTCAAGCCGACTTTGATCTTACCGTCAAGCACGGCAATGGTAGCTGGAATCGCTCCATTATCTCGGATGGCCTGCTCCACCCTTCTCGCCGTATCCACATTCTGAGGGAAAGGCATACCGTGTGCGATAATTGTGCTCTCTAGAGCCACCACCGGACGACCTTCACTCAGCGCCTGAGCAACCTCCTCGTTGATTTCCAACTTTGTTGACATAAATTAGTAATGCTTGACGGAACAAAGGTGAGAATTAAGCGTTGATATAAACATGAACTGGCTCGGAATACTTCTACTAATTATTGCATTGCCTGCATCTGAGCGCCAAGGAGATGAACTCAATTGGGAGAAAGACCGACGTCTTTCCTGGGAAGATTTCAGAACGCGTACAGGTCCTTCGCAACTCTACAAAGCATTCTCTTATACAGGCATGCGCTACGTCGTGGACGCTCCCGACGGTAGGAATATTTCTATTGAAGTCACGCCCTACTTTGTTCACTCAAAATCGTGGGTGCATCACCGTCACAAAATTGACCGACTCCTAGCTCACGAGCAAGGTCACTTTGACCTGACCGCCATTTATGCATTCAAACTCGATTCCATTCTCGAAGAATACGAAGTGGGTATCGGAGAATTCATGGAAAACCGAATGATTGGCCGCGTGGAGTTCCTTTTTGATAGCGTATACGCAGAGCTACAGGTCATGCAAGACCGCTACGACGCCGAGACGAATCACAGTATTATTGAGGGAAAACAAGAAGAATGGGAGGCGTACATCGCCGACCAGATTGAGGCATTGCCTTAGGATCCACCTTCCTCATTAAGCATCTTCCAGATCAAGTCTTTCAGCTGCTGAATTCCATGGCCTGCCACGGCCGAAATAAAGATAGAAGGCACACCTTCAGGAAGCGTCTTCGCAATTTCCTCAGTAAGCTCTTCATCGAGCATATCGCTCTTCGTTACTGCCAGAATTTTGCGTTTGAACATCAGCTCGTCGTTGTACTGCTTCAGTTCGTTCAACAAGACGTTGTATTCTTTTTCGATGTCGTCACTATCCGCAGGAACCATGAACAACAACAACGCGTTACGTTCAATGTGACGCAAGAATCGGTGCCCAAGACCTTTCCCTTCGTGCGCTCCTTCAATAATCCCTGGGATATCTGCCATCACGAATGAACGGTGGTCACGGTATTGAACCATCCCCAAGTTTGGACGAATCGTTGTAAACGGATAGGATGCGATTTCAGGCTTAGCCGCAGACACCACTGAAAGCAAGGTTGATTTACCTGCATTCGGGAATCCTACGAGACCTACGTCTGCCAAAAGCTTTAGCTCAAGAATCTTCCATTCTTCCTTTCCAGGCTCACCTGGCTGAGCGTAACGTGGAGTCTGATTGGTTGACGACTTGAAGTGATCATTACCAAGACCACCTCGTCCTCCTGGAACGAGGATGTACTCTTCACCGTCTTCGGTAATCTCGTGTTGAACCTTACCGGTTTCAGCGTCTTTTGCAATCGTTCCGAGCGGAACTTCCAGGATTTCATCCTTTCCTTGGGCACCCGTTTTTAGGCCGCCAGAGCCGTACATTCCGGCTTCGGCAATTACGTGCTTTCGGTACTTTAAGTGAAGTAAAGTCCAGACATGACGTGA
Coding sequences within it:
- a CDS encoding pseudouridine-5'-phosphate glycosidase, which produces MSTKLEINEEVAQALSEGRPVVALESTIIAHGMPFPQNVDTARRVEQAIRDNGAIPATIAVLDGKIKVGLTNDDVLKLTRSAGVMKLSRRDLAWAVSKEKHGATTVAATMIIAEMAGINVFVTGGIGGVHRGAELSWDVSADLTELGQTNVAVVSAGAKAILDIPATLEYLETLGVPVVGFKTGDFPAFYSRQSGSQVEYRCESYSELAKFITTKWDLDLKGGVLVANPIPEEHSMDHAVIEEAIQLAIAEAEKQGVKGKALTPFLLSRVKQHTSGKSLESNVALVLHNAEVGAQLAREIALLKSV
- the obgE gene encoding GTPase ObgE → MASENFVDYVKICCRSGKGGGGSTHFHRDKRTAKGGPDGGDGGRGGHVIIRGSRHVWTLLHLKYRKHVIAEAGMYGSGGLKTGAQGKDEILEVPLGTIAKDAETGKVQHEITEDGEEYILVPGGRGGLGNDHFKSSTNQTPRYAQPGEPGKEEWKILELKLLADVGLVGFPNAGKSTLLSVVSAAKPEIASYPFTTIRPNLGMVQYRDHRSFVMADIPGIIEGAHEGKGLGHRFLRHIERNALLLFMVPADSDDIEKEYNVLLNELKQYNDELMFKRKILAVTKSDMLDEELTEEIAKTLPEGVPSIFISAVAGHGIQQLKDLIWKMLNEEGGS